Proteins from a genomic interval of Streptomyces sp. NBC_01445:
- a CDS encoding MarR family winged helix-turn-helix transcriptional regulator — protein sequence MPKPLSLAFDPIARADELWKQRWGSVPSMGAITSIMRAHQILLAEVDAVVKPYGLTFARYEALVLLTFSKAGELPMSKIGERLMVHPTSVTNTVDRLVRSGLVDKRPNPNDGRGTLASITAKGREVCDAATRDLMAMDFGLGAYDAEECGEIFAMLRPLRVAAHDFDEG from the coding sequence GTGCCGAAGCCGCTCAGCCTTGCCTTCGATCCCATCGCCCGCGCAGACGAACTCTGGAAGCAGCGCTGGGGATCAGTGCCGTCCATGGGTGCGATCACCTCGATCATGCGCGCGCACCAGATCCTCCTGGCCGAGGTCGACGCGGTCGTGAAGCCGTACGGACTGACCTTCGCGCGCTATGAGGCGCTGGTGCTGCTCACCTTCTCCAAGGCCGGCGAGCTGCCGATGTCGAAGATCGGTGAGCGGCTCATGGTGCACCCGACCTCGGTGACGAACACCGTCGACCGCCTCGTGCGGTCCGGGCTCGTCGACAAGCGGCCCAACCCGAACGACGGCCGCGGAACGCTCGCCTCCATCACGGCCAAGGGCCGCGAGGTCTGCGACGCCGCCACCCGCGACCTGATGGCGATGGACTTCGGGCTCGGGGCGTACGACGCCGAGGAGTGCGGCGAGATCTTCGCGATGCTGCGGCCGCTGCGGGTCGCCGCGCACGACTTCGACGAGGGCTGA
- a CDS encoding MTH1187 family thiamine-binding protein: MIVAFSVSPLGVGEDVGEYVADAVRVVRESGLPNRTDAMFTSIEGEWDEVMDVVKRAVAAVEARAPRVSLVLKADIRPGVTDGMTSKVATVERHLAGE; the protein is encoded by the coding sequence ATGATCGTCGCCTTCTCGGTCTCCCCGCTCGGCGTCGGCGAGGACGTCGGCGAGTACGTGGCCGACGCCGTCCGCGTCGTGCGCGAATCCGGGCTCCCGAACCGCACCGACGCCATGTTCACCTCCATCGAGGGCGAGTGGGACGAGGTGATGGACGTCGTGAAGCGCGCCGTCGCCGCCGTCGAGGCGCGGGCCCCGCGCGTATCGCTCGTCCTCAAGGCGGACATCCGCCCCGGTGTGACGGACGGCATGACGTCGAAGGTCGCGACGGTGGAGCGGCACCTCGCGGGGGAGTGA
- a CDS encoding DUF3817 domain-containing protein, with translation MDIKTASALRRLRLVSAPEAVSFLLLLVCSVLKRTTEFDAVPVMGMVHGVLFILYVLFWLDAWNRTKWGFKTGALYFVLSVLPTGGFFAERKLKREAEAAVIASRARQEKAVNA, from the coding sequence GTGGACATCAAGACCGCCTCCGCACTCCGCCGACTCCGCCTGGTCTCCGCCCCCGAGGCGGTCTCCTTCCTGCTGCTCCTCGTCTGCTCGGTGCTGAAGCGGACCACGGAGTTCGACGCCGTCCCGGTGATGGGCATGGTGCACGGCGTCCTGTTCATCCTCTACGTGCTCTTCTGGCTCGACGCGTGGAACCGTACGAAGTGGGGCTTCAAGACCGGCGCCCTCTACTTCGTCCTCTCCGTCCTGCCGACCGGCGGCTTCTTCGCCGAGCGCAAGCTGAAGCGTGAGGCGGAGGCCGCGGTCATCGCGTCCCGCGCCCGCCAGGAGAAGGCCGTGAACGCATGA
- a CDS encoding AIM24 family protein, with protein sequence MATFRLQGSRVLAVDMTGDSVKAKTGSMVAYDGRMAFKKMTGGGEGIRGMVTRRLTGEEMTVMEVKGQGTCWFADRASEISVVNLRGDTLFVESSNLLCTDAGLRTGTSFTGVRGASQGNGLFTTTVEGHGQAAIMSEGPAVVLRVSRDHPLTVDPGAYVAHQGNVRQSFQSGVTFRTFMGEGGGEAFQIRFEGDGLVYVQPSERNTIAGDV encoded by the coding sequence GTGGCTACGTTCCGACTTCAAGGCAGCAGAGTGCTCGCCGTCGACATGACGGGCGACAGCGTCAAGGCGAAGACCGGCTCGATGGTCGCGTACGACGGCCGGATGGCGTTCAAGAAGATGACGGGCGGCGGCGAGGGCATCCGCGGGATGGTGACCCGCCGCCTGACCGGCGAGGAGATGACCGTGATGGAGGTGAAGGGGCAGGGCACGTGCTGGTTCGCAGACCGGGCCAGCGAGATCAGCGTCGTGAACCTGCGGGGCGACACGCTCTTCGTCGAGTCGAGCAATCTGCTCTGCACGGACGCGGGACTGCGCACCGGCACGTCCTTCACCGGCGTGCGCGGCGCCTCCCAGGGCAACGGCCTGTTCACGACGACCGTCGAGGGCCACGGCCAGGCGGCGATCATGAGCGAGGGCCCCGCCGTCGTGCTCCGCGTCAGCCGGGACCACCCCCTCACCGTCGACCCGGGCGCATATGTCGCACATCAGGGGAATGTGCGGCAGTCCTTCCAGTCGGGCGTCACGTTCCGCACGTTCATGGGAGAGGGCGGCGGCGAGGCCTTCCAGATCCGCTTCGAGGGCGACGGCCTGGTCTACGTACAGCCCAGTGAGCGCAACACGATCGCGGGGGATGTGTGA
- a CDS encoding AIM24 family protein produces MPFREINSKMVEATVVPGRRIYSQRGAMLAYKGDVTFTPSIQGGQGGVMSMLGRRVANEATPLMTVDGSGTVLFGHGGHHVQVIALSGDTLYVEADRLLAFDGSLRQGTMFMGSQGGVMGMVRGQVTGQGLFTTTLKGHGAVAVMAHGGVIELPITPGRPVHVDPQAYVAHHGDVRNKLSTALGWRDMVGRGSGEAFQLELSGSGAVYVQASEEKL; encoded by the coding sequence ATGCCCTTCCGTGAGATCAACTCGAAGATGGTCGAGGCGACGGTCGTCCCCGGCCGGCGGATCTACAGCCAGCGCGGCGCGATGCTCGCCTACAAGGGGGACGTGACCTTCACGCCCAGCATCCAGGGCGGCCAGGGCGGGGTGATGTCGATGCTCGGGCGCCGCGTGGCGAACGAGGCGACGCCGCTGATGACCGTCGACGGCAGCGGCACCGTCCTCTTCGGGCACGGCGGCCATCACGTCCAGGTGATAGCCCTCTCCGGAGACACCCTCTATGTGGAGGCGGACCGGCTGCTCGCCTTCGACGGGAGTCTTCGGCAGGGCACGATGTTCATGGGCTCGCAGGGCGGCGTCATGGGGATGGTGCGCGGCCAGGTCACCGGACAGGGCCTGTTCACCACGACCCTCAAGGGACACGGCGCGGTCGCCGTCATGGCGCACGGCGGCGTCATCGAGCTGCCGATCACCCCGGGCCGCCCCGTCCATGTCGACCCGCAGGCGTACGTCGCGCACCACGGCGACGTACGGAACAAGCTGTCCACGGCCCTCGGCTGGCGCGACATGGTGGGGCGCGGCTCCGGCGAGGCGTTCCAGCTGGAGCTCAGCGGCAGCGGCGCGGTGTACGTCCAGGCCTCGGAGGAGAAGCTGTGA